One window from the genome of Faecalibacterium sp. HTF-F encodes:
- the rlmD gene encoding 23S rRNA (uracil(1939)-C(5))-methyltransferase RlmD, translating to MPLQKNQVLTLQVERLSSDGSGVAHSPEGETVFIPGAAPGDEARVRIVKDCKRYAFGILDEVLTPSPDRIPVDCAVAGPCGGCSLRHLDYAAELRAKQENVADAFARIGGLDVPVLPIVGSPEIDRYRNKVQFPVGTDKAGHPCIGFYAGRTHRIVPCPDCRLQPGVLNEIGNTLCAFFAEKGIHPYNEETGKGLVRHIFLRRGAHSGQIMVCLVCTRAKLPSAEKLCTRLKEAFPDIVTILLNVNAKNTNVILGSETHTLYGQGYIEDTLCGVPVQLGPLSFYQVNTLAAEQLYGIAAEYAQLTPDDLLLDLYCGMGTIGLSMADHCRELVGVEIVPEAIESAKANAARMGTAVSAKSRFFCADAGQAAAQLAAEGLHPDVVMLDPPRKGCDEATLSAVVRMAPRRVVYVSCNPATAARDAAWLEQNGYHAEKVQPVDLFPRTKHCECVIALSKGEIDSKKVRVEFSLEGMDTSGLQKGATYPEIKARVLEQTGLKVSSLYISQVKQKCGLEVRESHHKAKSENVKQPQCPKEKEDAIVEALRHFQMI from the coding sequence ATGCCCTTACAGAAAAATCAAGTTCTCACTCTGCAGGTGGAGCGCCTGTCCAGCGATGGCAGCGGTGTCGCCCACAGCCCGGAGGGTGAGACCGTGTTCATTCCCGGTGCAGCGCCCGGCGATGAAGCCCGGGTACGCATCGTCAAGGACTGCAAGCGCTACGCTTTCGGCATTCTGGACGAGGTGCTCACACCCTCGCCCGATCGCATCCCGGTGGACTGTGCTGTGGCCGGTCCCTGCGGCGGCTGCAGCCTGCGGCATCTGGACTATGCCGCCGAGCTCCGCGCCAAGCAGGAGAATGTTGCAGACGCCTTTGCACGCATCGGCGGGCTGGATGTTCCGGTCCTTCCCATCGTAGGCTCCCCGGAGATCGACCGATACCGCAACAAAGTCCAGTTTCCGGTCGGAACAGACAAAGCCGGCCACCCCTGCATTGGTTTTTATGCCGGGCGTACCCACCGTATCGTTCCCTGTCCGGACTGCCGCCTGCAGCCCGGCGTACTGAATGAGATCGGCAACACACTGTGCGCATTCTTTGCAGAAAAAGGCATCCACCCCTACAATGAGGAGACCGGCAAGGGCCTTGTACGGCATATTTTCCTGCGCCGCGGTGCACACAGCGGACAGATCATGGTTTGTCTGGTATGCACTCGTGCCAAGCTTCCTTCAGCCGAAAAGCTGTGCACCCGGCTGAAGGAGGCGTTTCCGGACATTGTCACCATCCTGCTGAATGTCAACGCAAAAAACACCAATGTCATCCTTGGTTCCGAGACTCACACCCTGTATGGACAGGGGTATATTGAAGACACCCTCTGCGGCGTCCCGGTGCAGCTTGGCCCGCTTTCGTTTTATCAGGTAAACACGCTTGCCGCTGAGCAGCTCTACGGCATCGCTGCCGAATACGCCCAGCTGACACCGGATGACCTTTTGCTGGATCTCTACTGCGGCATGGGCACCATCGGCCTTTCCATGGCAGACCACTGCCGTGAGCTGGTGGGCGTAGAGATCGTACCCGAAGCCATCGAAAGCGCCAAGGCCAATGCCGCCCGCATGGGTACAGCGGTTTCCGCCAAGAGCCGCTTCTTCTGCGCCGATGCCGGGCAGGCGGCCGCACAGCTGGCCGCCGAGGGCCTGCACCCGGACGTCGTGATGCTGGACCCGCCCCGCAAGGGCTGCGACGAGGCCACCCTTTCTGCCGTGGTACGCATGGCCCCCCGCCGGGTGGTCTACGTCAGCTGCAACCCCGCCACCGCCGCCCGGGACGCCGCATGGTTGGAACAAAATGGGTATCACGCAGAAAAAGTGCAGCCTGTGGATCTGTTTCCAAGGACGAAGCATTGCGAATGTGTCATTGCACTTTCCAAGGGTGAGATCGACTCCAAAAAAGTCCGTGTAGAGTTCTCTTTGGAGGGCATGGACACTTCAGGATTGCAAAAGGGTGCGACCTATCCTGAAATCAAGGCCCGTGTGTTGGAACAGACTGGGCTGAAGGTTTCTTCCCTGTATATCTCGCAGGTCAAGCAGAAATGCGGTCTGGAGGTACGAGAGAGCCACCATAAGGCGAAGTCCGAAAATGTGAAGCAGCCTCAGTGTCCGAAAGAAAAAGAGGATGCGATCGTGGAAGCGTTGCGGCATTTTCAGATGATTTGA
- a CDS encoding DUF262 domain-containing protein, with translation MSKLNIDQKSVRALFSEKKADFLIPDYQRPYAWGEKECQTLWDDLFLFAFPDNDCDKFNSDSDEYFLGPIVTFKNDDGKMEIIDGQQRLTTLMLLLRAFYEKYGSMKNDKAVKTSKFIEQCIWKTDEFGDPDKSALKIDSEVATDKEKGEFLNILKTGTLSDCEKSSYANNYRFFQQKIVDFLNTYPDWFSFFPIRIMNNCILLPIEAESQDTALRIFSTLNDRGKPLSDADIFKAQFYKYYSAKGEREVFIQKWKDLEVLCDSIFHPITGTPMDELFTRYMYYERAKQGIKSSTTEALRKFYERNAYSLLKNDQTFENLIDLANFWNDVQNQNVERFSDRVLRRLFVLNYAPNGMWTYFVSVYYMANRDSDGLLNDDRFYSFLNKITAFIWAYAVTNPGVNALRTPIFAEMINIVTGQPVRFSDYLFDTQKLQNAFDNYTFSNNRAITKAMLTWWAFQNSSQELLSLESVLEIEHIYARNRQEKEHSLSNPRNVESLGNKVLLEKRINIRASDYRFSDKVKYYTGFENNRKQKKEGTKIKELTDLAANATDFTESDIVERNAKIILNFITFMHNNDLLCED, from the coding sequence ATGTCAAAATTAAACATTGATCAAAAAAGCGTGCGGGCACTTTTCAGTGAGAAGAAGGCTGATTTCCTCATTCCGGATTATCAAAGGCCTTACGCCTGGGGAGAAAAGGAATGCCAGACTCTTTGGGATGACCTGTTCTTATTTGCATTTCCTGATAATGACTGCGACAAATTCAACAGTGACAGCGATGAGTATTTTCTCGGCCCCATCGTCACATTTAAAAATGATGACGGTAAAATGGAGATTATTGACGGACAACAGCGCCTTACGACATTGATGCTGTTGCTTCGAGCTTTCTATGAAAAATATGGAAGCATGAAGAACGATAAAGCTGTAAAGACCAGCAAGTTCATTGAGCAGTGCATCTGGAAAACCGATGAGTTTGGTGACCCGGACAAGTCAGCATTGAAAATCGACTCAGAAGTCGCCACCGACAAGGAAAAGGGCGAATTTCTGAATATCCTGAAAACAGGAACCTTGTCTGATTGCGAAAAGAGCAGCTACGCCAATAACTATCGCTTTTTTCAGCAAAAGATCGTAGACTTTCTGAATACTTACCCAGACTGGTTTTCCTTCTTTCCGATTCGGATCATGAACAACTGTATTTTGCTCCCGATTGAAGCAGAATCTCAGGACACCGCTTTGCGAATCTTCTCGACATTGAATGACCGCGGAAAGCCACTGTCTGATGCAGATATCTTCAAGGCGCAATTTTACAAGTATTACTCTGCCAAAGGCGAGCGGGAAGTCTTTATCCAAAAGTGGAAGGACCTCGAGGTACTGTGTGATTCTATTTTCCATCCTATTACCGGCACTCCGATGGATGAGCTTTTCACACGGTATATGTACTATGAACGTGCAAAGCAAGGCATCAAATCCTCGACAACGGAGGCGCTGCGCAAATTCTATGAGCGGAATGCTTACAGCTTGCTAAAAAATGACCAGACTTTTGAAAATCTGATCGATCTTGCAAATTTCTGGAATGATGTGCAGAATCAAAATGTTGAGCGCTTCTCTGACCGAGTTCTTCGCAGGCTCTTTGTTCTGAACTACGCTCCCAACGGTATGTGGACCTATTTTGTTTCGGTCTATTACATGGCCAATCGGGATTCTGATGGTCTACTGAACGACGATCGTTTCTATAGCTTTCTTAACAAAATCACCGCATTCATCTGGGCATATGCCGTTACAAATCCGGGCGTAAATGCACTGCGCACTCCCATTTTTGCAGAAATGATCAACATTGTAACCGGGCAACCTGTTCGGTTTTCTGACTATTTGTTTGATACTCAGAAATTGCAGAACGCTTTTGACAACTATACCTTCAGCAACAACCGCGCGATCACAAAGGCCATGCTGACATGGTGGGCATTCCAGAACTCCTCCCAGGAGCTCTTGTCCCTTGAAAGTGTACTTGAGATCGAGCACATCTACGCACGCAACCGCCAGGAAAAGGAGCACTCGCTTTCCAATCCGAGAAATGTTGAAAGCCTTGGCAACAAGGTGTTGTTGGAAAAGCGCATCAATATCCGCGCTTCTGATTATCGCTTCAGCGATAAGGTCAAGTACTATACCGGTTTTGAAAACAACCGGAAGCAGAAAAAAGAGGGTACAAAAATCAAGGAGCTTACTGACCTCGCTGCGAATGCCACAGATTTTACCGAATCTGACATTGTAGAGAGAAACGCCAAAATCATCCTCAACTTTATCACCTTCATGCACAACAACGATCTTCTATGTGAAGATTAA